The Burkholderia cepacia genomic interval CAGCAGACGATCAAGCAGGGCGACACCAACCGCATCATCACGATCGTCAACAAGGACATCCTGCCGTACACCGATTTCCGCCGCACCACGCAGCTCGCGATGGGCCGCAACTGGCGCACCGCGACGGCGGAACAGCAGCAGCAGGTTCAGGAGCAGTTCAAGCTGCTGCTGATCCGCACGTATTCGGGCGCGCTGGCGCAACTGAAGCCGGATCAGCAGATCCAGTACCCGCCGTTCCGCGCCGATCCGGCCGATACCGATGTCGTGGTCAAGACGGTCGCGATGAACAACGGCCAGCCGGTCCAGATCGACTACCGCCTGTACAAGACGGCGAACGGCTGGAAGGTGTATGACCTGAACGTGCTCGGCGCCTGGCTGATCCAGACGTACCAGCAGCAGTTCAACGAGAAGATCCAGCAAAGCGGCGTGGACGGCCTGATCCAGTTCCTCACGCAGCGCAACCAGCAACTTGCCGCCGGCAAGCAAGCGTCGTGAGCGGCTTCGAAGCCGGCTCCTCGCTGACCGTCGCGAGCGCGAAGTCCGCGCTCGCGGACGGTCTTGCGCGCATCGGCGCGGGCGCGACCGCCGTCGATTGTGCGGCGCTGACGCAGTTCGACTCGTCCGCGCTCGCCGTGCTGCTCGCATGGCAACGTGCCGCCAAAGCGCGCGGCGCGACCCTCGACATCCTCAATCTTCCCCCGAAGCTCGCCAGCCTCGCGCGCGCCTACGGCGTCGACGCGCTCATCGAAGGCACCGGGCGACATTGACCCTGCCGCTGAACGCCGGCCCCCGCGGGCGCCGGCTGCCGCACGGCCGATTCCGATGGCCGTCCCCTCCCGCCGGTTTGCCCTATAATCAAGCGTTTTGCGGGGCAGCCAATCGGCGTCCGGCCCCCATTTTCATTCGCAGCAAGCACAGAATAGGCGTCGCGGCCCATGCGCCGCGCACAGTCATGTCAGCCATAGAAATCCGTCACGTCAAGAAGCGCTACAAATCGCTTCAGGCGCTCAAGGGCGTCAGCCTGTCGGTCGAGGAAGGCGAGTTTTTCGGTCTGCTCGGCCCCAACGGCGCAGGCAAGACCACGCTCATCAGTATCCTCGCCGGGCTCGCCCGGGCCGACGAAGGCAGTATCTCGGTGCGCGGTCACGACGTCGTCAAGGACTTCCGTGGCGCGCGCCGCGCGCTCGGCGTCGTGCCGCAGGAACTCGTGTTCGACCCGTTCTTCACCGTCCGCGAGACGTTGCGGATCCAGTCCGGCTATTTCGGGCTGCGCCGCAACGACGACTGGATCGACGAAGTGATGGCCAATCTCGACCTCACCGAGAAAGCCGACGCGAACATGCGCGCGCTGTCCGGCGGGATGAAGCGCCGCGTGCTGGTCGCACAGGCGCTCGTGCACCGGCCGCCCGTGATCGTGCTCGACGAGCCGACCGCCGGCGTCGACGTCGAATTGCGCCAGACGCTGTGGAAATTCATCTCGCGACTGAACCGCGAAGGCCACACGATCGTGCTGACCACCCACTACCTCGAGGAAGCCGAGTCGCTGTGCGACCGCATCGCGATGCTGCGCCGTGGCGAAGTGGTCGCGCTCGACCGCACCGACGCGCTGCTGCGCCGCTTCGCGGGGCTGCAGCTGTACCTGCGCTTCGCGCTCGGCGCGCTGCCGTCCGAGCTGCGCGGGCTGGAGTCCGACCCGGCCGCGCGCGCGCCGGGCGAGCACCTGCTGCGCCTGACGAGCTACGACGATGTCGAGCGGATCCTCGCGCAATGCCGCGCGGCGGGCTGCACATTCGACGAGATCGAGGTCCGCAAGGCCGACCTCGAAGACGTGTTCGTCCAGGTGATGAACGGGGCCGAGGTGATCGAGGGTCTGGCATGAGCGGGTTTCAAACGCTGTTCTACAAGGAACTGCTGCGTTTCTGGAAGGTGTCGTTCCAGACGGTGTGCGCGCCGATCGTCACGGCGCTGCTGTATTTGACGATCTTCGGCCACGCGCTGTCGGGCCGCGTGGAGGTCTATCCGGGCGTCGAGTACGTGAGTTTTCTCGTGCCGGGCCTCGTGATGATGAGCGTGCTGCAGAACGCGTTCGCGAACAGCTCGTCGTCGCTGATCCAGTCGAAGATCACCGGCAACCTCGTGTTCGTGCTGCTGCCGCCGCTGTCGTACCGCGACATCTTCTGCGCGTACGTGCTCGCGTCCGTGGTGCGCGGGCTCGCGGTCGGCGCGGGCGTGTTCGTCGTGACGATCTGGTTTATCCCGATGCATTTCGCGGCGCCGCTGTTCATCATTGCGTTCGCGCTGCTCGGCTCGGCGATCCTCGGCACGCTCGGCCTGATCGCCGGGATCTGGGCCGAGAAGTTCGACCAGCTCGCCGCGTTCCAGAACTTCCTGATCATGCCGCTGACGTTCCTGTCCGGCGTGTTCTATTCGACGCACTCGCTGCCGCCCGTGTGGCGCGAGATCTCGCGTCTCAATCCGTTTTTCTACATGATCGACGGCTTCCGTTTCGGGTTCTTCGGCGCGTCCGACATCAACCCGTTCGCGAGCCTCGCGATCGTCACCGGTTTCTTCGTGCTGCTCGCGCTGATCGC includes:
- a CDS encoding ABC transporter permease, producing MSGFQTLFYKELLRFWKVSFQTVCAPIVTALLYLTIFGHALSGRVEVYPGVEYVSFLVPGLVMMSVLQNAFANSSSSLIQSKITGNLVFVLLPPLSYRDIFCAYVLASVVRGLAVGAGVFVVTIWFIPMHFAAPLFIIAFALLGSAILGTLGLIAGIWAEKFDQLAAFQNFLIMPLTFLSGVFYSTHSLPPVWREISRLNPFFYMIDGFRFGFFGASDINPFASLAIVTGFFVLLALIAMRLLATGYKLRH
- a CDS encoding ABC transporter ATP-binding protein — protein: MSAIEIRHVKKRYKSLQALKGVSLSVEEGEFFGLLGPNGAGKTTLISILAGLARADEGSISVRGHDVVKDFRGARRALGVVPQELVFDPFFTVRETLRIQSGYFGLRRNDDWIDEVMANLDLTEKADANMRALSGGMKRRVLVAQALVHRPPVIVLDEPTAGVDVELRQTLWKFISRLNREGHTIVLTTHYLEEAESLCDRIAMLRRGEVVALDRTDALLRRFAGLQLYLRFALGALPSELRGLESDPAARAPGEHLLRLTSYDDVERILAQCRAAGCTFDEIEVRKADLEDVFVQVMNGAEVIEGLA
- a CDS encoding MlaC/ttg2D family ABC transporter substrate-binding protein; amino-acid sequence: MKKLFLIPVFAALFSFGSAAHAQVDQSNPQALIKTATQQVLDEVKQQTIKQGDTNRIITIVNKDILPYTDFRRTTQLAMGRNWRTATAEQQQQVQEQFKLLLIRTYSGALAQLKPDQQIQYPPFRADPADTDVVVKTVAMNNGQPVQIDYRLYKTANGWKVYDLNVLGAWLIQTYQQQFNEKIQQSGVDGLIQFLTQRNQQLAAGKQAS
- a CDS encoding STAS domain-containing protein; translation: MSGFEAGSSLTVASAKSALADGLARIGAGATAVDCAALTQFDSSALAVLLAWQRAAKARGATLDILNLPPKLASLARAYGVDALIEGTGRH